A single window of Taeniopygia guttata chromosome 1, bTaeGut7.mat, whole genome shotgun sequence DNA harbors:
- the C1H11orf87 gene encoding uncharacterized protein C11orf87 homolog isoform X2: protein MAVTISCRARNQLQLLGCFLGVMIKLADVLVQEMDLVSSFTEKAPRTPNRSRLGPAPQPKDIVIAAIKSHHWIHRSSPQYAKICGALLAQNINKAYCQCSW from the exons GAACCAGCTTCAACTGCTTGGCTGCTTCCTGGGAGTAATGATCAAACTAGCAGATGTGCTTGTACAAGAGATGGATTTGGTGTCTTCATTCACTGAAAAG GCTCCCCGCACTCCCAACAGATCAAGACTGGGACCAGCACCTCAACCAAAGGATATTGTAATTGCAGCAATCAAGTCTCATCACTGGATCCACAG aTCCTCCCCACAGTATGCAAAGATCTGCGGGGCTCTTTTAGCTCAGAATATCAATAAAGCTTATTGCCAATGTTCCTGGTAG